Proteins from a single region of Canis lupus baileyi chromosome 35, mCanLup2.hap1, whole genome shotgun sequence:
- the LOC140624997 gene encoding olfactory receptor 5K3-like: MDMTEDNYSLTTEFILIGFTDHPKLKTVLFVVFLTIYLITMVGNLGLVPLILMERRLHTPMYIFLGNLALMDSCCACAITPKMLENFFSKDRMISLYECMAQFYFFCLAETADCFLLAAMAYDRYVAICSPLQYHTLMSKKLCLQMTAGAYIAGNLHSIIHIVFLFRLTFCRSHQINHFFCEFLPLFKLSCVDPYINELLMFIFPGSVLVFSIIIVIISYLCILFMIFKMKSKEGRGRALSTCASHFLSVSMFYGSLLFVYIRPNSVKEEDKDISVAIFYTLVIPLLNPFIYSLRNKEVINAMKKNIKKNF, encoded by the coding sequence ATGGATATGACTGAGGATAATTACTCCTTGACAACTGAATTTATTCTCATAGGATTTACAGATCACCCAAAGTTGAAGACCGTCCTGTTTGTGGTGTTTCTCACTATCTATCTGATCACCATGGTGGGGAATCTGGGCCTGGTGCCATTGATCCTTATGGAGCGTCGCCTTCACACACCCATGTACATCTTTCTGGGCAACCTGGCTCTAATGGATTCCTGTTGTGCCTGTGCCATTACCCCCAAGATGTTAGAGAATTTCTTTTCGAAGGACAGAATGATTTCCCTCTATGAATGCAtggcacagttttattttttctgccttgcTGAAACGGCAGACTGCTTTCTCCTGGCAGcaatggcctatgaccgctatgtggccatctgcagcCCACTGCAGTACCACACCCTGATGTCGAAGAAGCTCTGCCTTCAGATGACCGCAGGGGCCTACATAGCAGGAAACCTGCATTCCATAATTCATATAGTGTTTCTCTTTCGGTTAACTTTCTGTAGGTCTCATCAGATTAATCACTTTTTTTGTGAATTTCTTCCATTATTCAAACTCTCCTGTGTTGACCCTTATATCAATGAATTGTTGATGTTTATCTTTCCAGGTTCAGTTCTAGTGTTCTCTATTATCATAGTCATAATCTCTTATCTCTGCATCCTTTTcatgattttcaaaatgaaatccaaagagggaagaggcagagccTTATCTACTTGTgcatctcactttctctctgtctcaatgtTCTATGGTTCTCTTCTCTTTGTGTACATTCGACCAAATTCAGTTAAAGAAGAGGATAAAGATATATCTGTTGCTATTTTTTATACTCTAGTAATCCCTTTATTAAACCCTTTTATTTATAGTCTAAGAAATAAGGaagtgataaatgctatgaaaaaaaacataaagaaaaatttttga